Proteins co-encoded in one Prescottella sp. R16 genomic window:
- a CDS encoding FAD:protein FMN transferase, producing MLVDTRWNAWNEEITVQVTEGAALAPAARRVGALIAEAESASSLRRGDAEIHAVNLAQGRPVRVSASLARLLRSALWVARMTDGAVGPLAVEPPPSGVPSIHPEPTFEDVRIDDATVHAPYGAYFDITGTAKADTVGRAAILVAGDLECGVLVRIGAVVATGGHPPAGGWQVGLPGNTSIELSPGAALATAAAPDRDPDDVLPGAWTQVTVVTDDAVGAYGAATAALRRGVGAVSWLQEQELAARLVDRAGRVHTTSAWQHPHAA from the coding sequence ATGCTGGTCGACACGCGATGGAACGCCTGGAACGAGGAGATCACCGTCCAGGTCACCGAGGGTGCGGCGCTCGCGCCGGCCGCCCGGCGGGTGGGGGCGCTGATCGCGGAGGCGGAGTCCGCGTCCAGCCTGCGGCGCGGCGACGCCGAGATCCACGCCGTCAACCTCGCACAGGGCCGTCCCGTCCGGGTGAGTGCGAGCCTGGCCCGGCTGCTGCGGTCGGCGCTGTGGGTGGCCCGGATGACGGACGGCGCAGTCGGCCCCCTCGCCGTCGAGCCGCCACCGTCGGGGGTGCCGTCGATCCACCCGGAGCCGACGTTCGAGGACGTCCGGATCGACGACGCCACGGTCCACGCACCCTACGGCGCGTACTTCGACATCACCGGCACCGCGAAGGCCGACACCGTGGGCCGGGCCGCGATCCTCGTCGCCGGCGACCTCGAATGCGGCGTCCTGGTGCGGATCGGCGCCGTCGTCGCGACCGGTGGGCACCCGCCGGCCGGGGGATGGCAGGTCGGGCTGCCCGGGAACACGTCGATCGAACTGTCACCCGGGGCCGCGCTCGCGACCGCCGCTGCACCGGACCGCGATCCGGACGACGTCCTACCGGGCGCCTGGACGCAGGTCACCGTCGTCACCGACGACGCGGTCGGAGCGTACGGTGCCGCGACCGCAGCGCTGCGCCGCGGGGTGGGCGCTGTGTCGTGGTTGCAGGAACAGGAACTCGCCGCCCGGCTGGTGGACCGGGCCGGCCGCGTCCACACCACCTCGGCGTGGCAGCACCCGCACGCGGCGTGA
- the pgi gene encoding glucose-6-phosphate isomerase encodes MSTDITGTAAWQNLDAHHRVIESVHLRELFAQDPARGTELTTTAGDLYVDYSKHRVTRETLSLLVELARTAGVEQRRDDMFAGAHINTSEDRAVLHTALRLPATAELVVDGQDVVADVQSVLNRMGNFTDRLRSGAWRGATGERIRTIVNIGIGGSDLGPVMVCGALRHYADAGITARFVSNVDPADLVGTLADLDPATTLFVVASKTFSTLETLTNASAARRWLVDELGEAAVPKHFVAVSTHAERVAEFGIDTANMFGFWDWVGGRYSVDSAIGLSVMAVIGRERFAEFLGGFRTIDEHFRTTPLERNAPVLLGLIGVWYSSFFDAESRAVLPYSNDLARFAAYLQQLTMESNGKSVHTDGSPVTTQTGEIFWGEPGTNGQHAFYQLLHQGTRLVPADFIGFAEPTDDLPTADGTGSMHDLLVSNLFAQTKVLAFGKTADEIRAEGTAPELVPHKVMPGNRPSTTVLAPRLTPSVIGQLIALYEHQVFVAGVIWGIDSFDQWGVELGKAQALELGPVLTSPEAPPRQDDSSTDALVRWYRAQRGRAV; translated from the coding sequence ATGAGCACAGACATCACCGGTACCGCAGCCTGGCAGAACCTGGATGCGCATCATCGAGTGATCGAATCTGTGCACCTGCGAGAGTTGTTCGCGCAGGATCCGGCTCGCGGCACCGAGCTGACGACCACGGCCGGTGACCTGTACGTCGACTACAGCAAGCATCGCGTCACCCGTGAAACCCTGTCCCTGCTGGTCGAACTGGCACGCACGGCGGGTGTCGAACAGCGCCGCGACGACATGTTCGCCGGCGCCCACATCAACACGTCCGAGGATCGGGCGGTGCTGCACACGGCGCTGCGCCTGCCCGCGACCGCCGAACTGGTCGTGGACGGTCAGGACGTGGTCGCCGACGTGCAGTCGGTCCTGAACCGGATGGGCAACTTCACCGATCGGCTGCGGTCGGGTGCGTGGCGTGGTGCGACGGGCGAGCGGATCCGCACGATCGTCAACATCGGGATCGGCGGCTCCGATCTGGGTCCGGTGATGGTGTGCGGCGCGTTGCGGCACTACGCCGATGCCGGGATCACGGCTCGCTTCGTCTCGAACGTCGATCCGGCGGATCTGGTGGGCACCCTCGCCGATCTCGATCCGGCGACGACCCTGTTCGTGGTGGCGTCCAAGACGTTCTCGACGCTCGAGACGCTGACCAACGCGTCGGCGGCCCGGCGCTGGCTGGTCGACGAGTTGGGTGAGGCGGCCGTCCCGAAGCATTTCGTCGCGGTCTCGACGCACGCCGAGCGGGTCGCCGAGTTCGGGATCGACACGGCCAACATGTTCGGGTTCTGGGATTGGGTCGGTGGCCGCTACTCGGTGGATTCGGCGATCGGGTTGTCGGTGATGGCGGTGATCGGGCGGGAGCGGTTCGCGGAGTTCCTGGGCGGGTTCCGCACGATCGACGAGCACTTCCGGACGACCCCGTTGGAGCGGAACGCTCCGGTCCTGCTGGGCCTGATCGGGGTGTGGTACTCGAGCTTCTTCGATGCGGAATCCCGTGCAGTGCTTCCGTATTCGAACGATCTGGCGCGGTTCGCGGCATACCTGCAGCAGTTGACGATGGAGTCGAACGGCAAGTCGGTGCATACGGACGGGTCGCCCGTGACGACCCAGACCGGGGAGATCTTCTGGGGCGAGCCGGGCACCAACGGCCAGCACGCGTTCTATCAGCTGTTGCATCAGGGCACCCGGCTGGTGCCGGCGGACTTCATCGGTTTCGCCGAGCCGACCGACGACCTGCCGACCGCCGACGGCACCGGCAGCATGCACGATCTGCTCGTGAGCAACCTGTTCGCGCAGACGAAGGTGCTCGCGTTCGGGAAGACCGCCGACGAGATCCGGGCGGAGGGGACGGCCCCGGAACTGGTGCCGCACAAGGTGATGCCGGGTAACCGGCCGTCGACGACGGTCCTGGCGCCGCGGCTGACGCCGTCGGTGATCGGTCAGCTCATCGCCCTGTACGAGCACCAGGTGTTCGTGGCCGGGGTGATCTGGGGTATCGACTCGTTCGACCAGTGGGGTGTCGAGCTGGGCAAGGCGCAGGCCCTCGAACTCGGTCCCGTCCTCACGTCACCGGAAGCGCCTCCCCGCCAGGATGATTCGTCCACCGATGCGCTCGTCCGCTGGTATCGGGCGCAGCGTGGACGAGCAGTCTGA
- a CDS encoding NAD-dependent succinate-semialdehyde dehydrogenase, which translates to MNPAELLRAVPTRLWIGGTPVDAENGATFPVHDPATGEVLTEVADASPADAVKALDAAAAAQAGWARTTPRDRGEILRAVFEKITARAETFAQLMTLEMGKALPESRAEVRYGAEFFRWFAEEAVRVGGRYQQAPAGGGRILVSKQPVGPCLAITPWNFPLAMGTRKIGPALAAGCTMIVKPASETPLTMLALAELFAEAGLPPGVLSVLPTSHSGAVTEPLLTDPRLRKLTFTGSTGVGRLLVEKSAPGLLRTSMELGGNAPFVVFDDADVDSAVAGAVAAKLRNGGEACTAANRFHVANPVREEFTAKLVERMAAFTLGPGIDPATTLGPLINENQLATVTDLVDDAVGKGATVLLGGTAPGGPGWFYPATVLADVPATARILREEVFGPVAAIAGFDTEDEAIAAANDTEFGLAAYIYTRDLDRALRVADALETGMVGINRGVVSDTAAPFGGVKASGFGREGGHEGIEEYLETKYIALQ; encoded by the coding sequence ATGAACCCAGCCGAACTGCTCCGCGCCGTCCCCACTCGGCTCTGGATCGGGGGCACCCCGGTCGATGCCGAGAACGGCGCCACGTTCCCCGTCCACGATCCCGCGACCGGGGAGGTTCTCACCGAGGTCGCCGACGCGAGCCCCGCCGACGCCGTGAAAGCGCTCGACGCAGCCGCCGCCGCACAGGCCGGCTGGGCGCGGACGACGCCCCGCGACCGCGGCGAGATCCTGCGCGCGGTGTTCGAGAAGATCACCGCCCGCGCCGAGACGTTCGCACAGCTGATGACCCTCGAGATGGGCAAGGCCCTGCCCGAGAGCCGCGCCGAGGTGCGCTACGGTGCCGAATTCTTCCGGTGGTTCGCCGAAGAAGCCGTCCGGGTGGGCGGCCGCTACCAGCAGGCGCCCGCCGGGGGCGGCCGCATCCTCGTCTCGAAACAGCCCGTCGGACCGTGCCTGGCCATCACACCGTGGAACTTCCCGCTCGCGATGGGCACCCGCAAGATCGGGCCGGCGCTGGCCGCCGGCTGCACGATGATCGTCAAACCGGCGTCCGAGACCCCGCTGACGATGCTCGCGCTCGCCGAACTGTTCGCCGAGGCGGGTCTGCCGCCCGGCGTGCTGTCGGTGCTGCCGACGTCGCATTCGGGCGCGGTCACCGAACCGCTCCTCACCGACCCGAGGCTGCGCAAGCTCACCTTCACCGGCTCCACCGGCGTCGGTCGGCTGCTCGTGGAGAAGTCGGCGCCCGGGCTGCTGCGCACGTCGATGGAACTCGGCGGCAACGCCCCGTTCGTGGTGTTCGACGACGCGGACGTGGACAGTGCGGTAGCCGGAGCTGTCGCAGCCAAACTCCGCAACGGTGGCGAGGCGTGCACGGCCGCGAACCGCTTCCACGTCGCGAACCCGGTCCGGGAGGAGTTCACCGCGAAACTCGTCGAACGCATGGCCGCGTTCACGCTCGGCCCCGGCATCGACCCCGCCACGACCCTCGGCCCCCTGATCAACGAGAACCAGCTCGCCACCGTCACCGATCTGGTCGACGACGCCGTCGGCAAGGGAGCGACGGTCCTGCTCGGCGGCACGGCACCCGGCGGACCCGGCTGGTTCTATCCCGCGACGGTTCTCGCGGACGTGCCGGCGACCGCCCGGATCCTGCGGGAAGAGGTGTTCGGGCCGGTCGCCGCGATCGCCGGATTCGACACCGAGGACGAGGCGATCGCGGCCGCGAACGACACCGAATTCGGGCTCGCGGCCTACATCTACACCCGCGACCTGGACCGGGCGCTGCGGGTCGCCGACGCGCTCGAGACCGGCATGGTCGGCATCAACCGGGGAGTCGTCTCCGATACCGCCGCCCCGTTCGGCGGTGTCAAGGCGTCCGGCTTCGGCCGGGAAGGCGGCCACGAAGGCATCGAGGAATACCTCGAGACGAAGTACATCGCCCTGCAGTGA
- a CDS encoding chorismate mutase — protein sequence MSSTATPSPESSVPPSEAEITELRKEIDRLDAEILAAVKRRSEVSQIIGRTRMASGGPRLVHSREMKVIERFSELGQEGHTLAMLLLRLGRGRLGH from the coding sequence ATGAGCTCGACCGCAACCCCGTCTCCCGAATCGTCGGTGCCGCCGAGCGAGGCCGAGATCACCGAACTCCGCAAGGAGATCGACCGGCTCGACGCCGAGATCCTGGCTGCGGTCAAGCGTCGCAGCGAGGTGTCGCAGATCATCGGCCGCACCCGGATGGCGTCCGGCGGCCCCCGCCTGGTGCACAGCCGGGAGATGAAGGTGATCGAGCGGTTCAGCGAGCTCGGCCAGGAGGGCCACACCCTCGCGATGCTGCTGCTGCGCCTCGGGCGTGGCCGTCTCGGTCACTGA
- the pcrA gene encoding DNA helicase PcrA: MNTIPGAPLSTAQPSTHDLLGGLNPQQREAVLHAGSPLLIVAGAGSGKTAVLTRRIAYLLAERNVLPGQILAITFTNKAAAEMRERVAQLVGPRANSMWVSTFHSSCVRILRAQSALLPGLNSNFSIYDADDSRRLLTMISKDLEIDTKRHSARLLATKISNLKNELIDPAEAEAAAAGPDGTDLDKLVARVYAIYQQRLRDANALDFDDLIGETVSLLQRYPQVAEYYRRRFRHVLVDEYQDTNHAQYVLVRELVGDPSDDPHAVPPAELCVVGDADQSIYAFRGATIRNIEEFERDYPQARTILLEQNYRSTQNILSAANSVISRNTGRREKRLWTDSGAGELITGYVADNEHDEAQFVASEIDRLVDGGDARFDDVAVFYRTNNSSRALEEIFIRLGIPYKVVGGTRFYERKEVRDIVAYLRVLANEDDTVSLRRILNTPRRGIGDRAEACVSVYAEQKGVGFAQALRAGAAGTVPLLNSRSAKAIASFLELLDGLRAVAAATDSDGNDLIGIGEVIEAVLDRTGYRRELEASSDPQDGARLDNLNELVSVAREFSSDARNAAAFVAESAGPDDQTGADGEDGLPDPGSLAAFLERVSLVADSDQVPDEGEGVVTLMTLHTAKGLEFPVVFVTGWEDGQFPHMRALGDPAELSEERRLAYVGITRARHRLYLTRAVVRSAWGQPVTNPESRFLQEIPSDLLDWRREDPGVLGAGGAIGAGRRQQYGSSGGSGFGGSGFGGRGAGASPSFGAPRGRNNNLVLAVGDRVSHDKYGLGKVLETKGSGPTATVTIDFGSAGKVRLMLIGGVPMVKL, encoded by the coding sequence ATGAACACGATTCCCGGCGCCCCGCTGTCCACGGCCCAGCCGTCCACCCACGACCTGCTGGGCGGGCTCAACCCGCAGCAGCGGGAGGCCGTGCTGCACGCGGGGTCGCCGCTGCTCATCGTTGCGGGAGCCGGTTCCGGCAAGACCGCGGTCCTCACCCGTCGCATCGCCTACCTGCTGGCCGAGCGGAACGTGCTGCCCGGCCAGATCCTGGCGATCACGTTCACCAACAAGGCCGCTGCCGAGATGCGGGAACGGGTCGCGCAGCTCGTCGGTCCCCGCGCGAACAGCATGTGGGTCTCGACGTTCCACTCGAGCTGTGTCCGGATCCTGCGCGCCCAGTCGGCGCTGCTGCCGGGCCTCAACTCGAACTTCTCGATCTACGACGCCGACGACTCCCGCCGGCTGCTCACGATGATCTCGAAAGACCTCGAGATCGACACCAAGCGGCACTCCGCGCGGCTCCTCGCCACCAAGATCTCCAACCTCAAGAACGAGCTGATCGACCCCGCCGAAGCCGAGGCCGCGGCCGCGGGTCCCGACGGCACCGACCTCGACAAGCTCGTCGCCCGCGTGTACGCGATCTACCAGCAGCGACTGCGGGACGCGAACGCCCTCGACTTCGACGACCTCATCGGCGAGACCGTGTCGCTGCTGCAGCGGTACCCGCAGGTCGCCGAGTACTACCGGCGGCGTTTCCGGCACGTCCTCGTCGACGAGTACCAGGACACCAACCACGCCCAGTACGTGCTGGTCCGCGAGCTCGTCGGAGATCCGAGCGACGACCCGCACGCGGTCCCGCCGGCCGAACTGTGCGTCGTCGGCGACGCCGACCAGTCGATCTACGCGTTCCGAGGCGCGACGATCCGCAACATCGAGGAGTTCGAGCGGGACTACCCGCAGGCCCGCACGATCCTGCTCGAGCAGAACTACCGGTCCACCCAGAACATCCTGTCGGCGGCCAACTCGGTCATCTCCCGCAACACCGGCCGCCGGGAGAAGCGGCTGTGGACCGATTCCGGTGCGGGCGAACTGATCACCGGCTACGTCGCCGACAACGAGCACGACGAGGCACAGTTCGTCGCATCGGAGATCGACCGATTGGTCGACGGCGGTGACGCGCGGTTCGACGACGTCGCGGTGTTCTACCGCACCAACAACTCGTCGCGTGCGCTCGAGGAGATCTTCATCCGCCTCGGCATCCCCTACAAGGTGGTCGGCGGCACCCGGTTCTACGAACGCAAGGAGGTCCGCGACATCGTCGCGTACCTGCGGGTGCTCGCCAACGAGGACGACACGGTGAGCCTGCGCCGCATCCTCAACACCCCTCGGCGCGGCATCGGCGACCGCGCCGAGGCCTGCGTGTCGGTGTACGCGGAACAGAAGGGCGTCGGGTTCGCGCAGGCGTTGCGGGCCGGTGCGGCGGGAACGGTGCCGCTGCTCAACAGTCGGTCGGCGAAGGCGATCGCGTCGTTCCTCGAACTGCTCGACGGGCTGCGTGCGGTGGCGGCGGCCACCGACTCCGACGGCAACGACCTCATCGGCATCGGCGAGGTGATCGAGGCTGTTCTCGACCGCACCGGATACCGCCGGGAACTCGAGGCCAGCAGCGATCCGCAGGACGGGGCCCGGCTCGACAACCTCAACGAACTCGTCAGCGTCGCACGGGAATTCAGTTCCGACGCGCGTAACGCGGCGGCCTTCGTGGCAGAGTCCGCCGGTCCGGACGATCAGACCGGGGCGGACGGGGAGGACGGACTGCCCGATCCCGGATCGCTCGCCGCCTTCCTCGAACGGGTGTCGCTGGTCGCCGACTCCGATCAGGTCCCCGACGAGGGGGAGGGCGTCGTCACCCTCATGACGTTGCACACCGCGAAGGGCCTCGAGTTCCCCGTCGTGTTCGTCACCGGCTGGGAGGACGGACAGTTTCCGCACATGCGCGCCCTCGGCGATCCGGCCGAACTGTCGGAGGAACGACGTCTCGCGTACGTGGGCATCACCCGGGCCCGGCACCGGTTGTACCTCACCCGCGCCGTCGTTCGCTCGGCGTGGGGGCAGCCCGTCACGAATCCGGAATCCCGTTTCCTGCAAGAGATTCCGTCGGACCTGCTGGACTGGCGTCGGGAGGATCCGGGAGTGCTCGGAGCGGGTGGCGCCATCGGTGCCGGCCGTCGGCAGCAGTACGGAAGCTCGGGCGGTTCGGGTTTCGGAGGTTCGGGTTTCGGCGGCAGGGGCGCGGGGGCGTCGCCGAGTTTCGGTGCGCCGCGCGGCCGCAACAACAACCTGGTGCTCGCGGTCGGCGATCGGGTCAGCCACGACAAGTACGGGCTCGGCAAGGTCCTCGAAACGAAGGGGAGCGGTCCGACCGCCACGGTCACGATCGACTTCGGGTCGGCCGGCAAGGTGCGCTTGATGCTGATCGGCGGAGTGCCGATGGTCAAACTCTGA
- a CDS encoding M23 family metallopeptidase → MHHRSQFTPSRFTQNPSDAEDRHSTGAESRPEAHLEAETSVIAEIPTPRSGGRHRLPAPPAALKGRAAVVAVAAGAVVAAGQAALHTPTADTDQSDVSLTASGSVPTTAVPQAAQFSNIEQTTEPATGGSAPQVLAIANPTDLGQFSNLLAKGHRFSEERAAREAAARRPLFVLPAQGVYTSSFGARWGTLHAGVDIANAIGTPILAVADGTVIDSGPASGFGMWVRLQHADGTITVYGHINETLVTVGQKVMAGDQIATMGNRGFSTGPHLHFEVHLGGDNKIDPIPWLATRGISLGIEQP, encoded by the coding sequence ATGCACCACCGCTCCCAGTTCACCCCCAGTCGCTTCACCCAGAATCCGTCCGACGCCGAGGACCGGCACTCCACCGGAGCCGAGTCCCGCCCCGAGGCCCACCTCGAGGCGGAGACGTCCGTGATCGCGGAGATTCCCACCCCCCGTTCGGGTGGACGCCACCGCCTCCCCGCTCCCCCTGCCGCCCTCAAGGGCCGCGCCGCCGTCGTGGCGGTCGCCGCCGGCGCCGTCGTCGCCGCAGGTCAGGCCGCGCTCCACACGCCGACTGCCGACACCGACCAGTCCGACGTCTCGCTCACCGCCTCGGGTTCCGTCCCCACCACCGCGGTGCCGCAGGCCGCCCAGTTCAGCAACATCGAGCAGACCACCGAGCCCGCGACGGGTGGTTCCGCACCCCAGGTACTCGCGATCGCGAACCCGACCGATCTCGGTCAGTTCTCCAACCTGCTCGCCAAGGGACACCGTTTCAGCGAGGAGCGCGCCGCCCGCGAGGCCGCCGCCCGGCGCCCCCTGTTCGTGCTTCCCGCGCAGGGCGTCTACACGTCGTCTTTCGGAGCCCGTTGGGGCACACTGCATGCCGGGGTCGACATCGCCAACGCGATCGGCACCCCGATTCTCGCCGTTGCCGACGGCACGGTCATCGACTCCGGTCCGGCGTCCGGTTTCGGCATGTGGGTGCGCCTCCAACACGCCGACGGCACCATCACCGTGTACGGGCACATCAACGAGACCCTGGTGACCGTGGGCCAGAAGGTGATGGCCGGCGATCAGATCGCCACGATGGGCAACCGCGGCTTCTCCACCGGCCCGCACCTGCACTTCGAGGTCCACCTGGGCGGCGACAACAAGATCGATCCGATCCCGTGGCTCGCCACCCGCGGCATCAGCCTGGGTATCGAACAGCCCTGA
- the sucC gene encoding ADP-forming succinate--CoA ligase subunit beta, with translation MDLFEYQAKELFAKHDVPTSAGRVTDTVAGAREIAEEIGKPVMVKAQVKVGGRGKAGGVKYSPDADAAQANAEAILGLDIKGHVVKKLLVAEASEIAEEYYISFLLDRTNRTYLAMCSVEGGVEIEVTAEENPDALAKIPVDAVKGVDLAFAREIAVAGKLPAEVLDAAANTIQKLWEVFIKEDALLVEVNPLVRTPDDQILALDGKVTLDENAGFRQPGHEAFEDRDATDPLELKAKENDLNYVKLDGEVGVIGNGAGLVMSTLDVVAYAGEKHGNVKPANFLDIGGGASAAVMAAGLDVILNDAQVKSVFVNVFGGITACDAVANGIVGALETLGDEANKPLVVRLDGNNVEEGRRILAEANHPLVTVVATMDEAADKAAELAFAAK, from the coding sequence ATGGACCTCTTCGAATACCAGGCGAAGGAACTCTTCGCCAAGCATGACGTGCCGACGTCCGCCGGCCGTGTGACCGACACTGTCGCCGGTGCCCGCGAGATCGCGGAGGAAATCGGCAAGCCTGTGATGGTCAAGGCTCAGGTCAAGGTCGGCGGCCGCGGCAAGGCCGGTGGCGTCAAGTACTCGCCCGACGCGGATGCCGCGCAGGCGAACGCCGAGGCGATCCTGGGCCTCGACATCAAGGGCCACGTCGTCAAGAAGCTTCTCGTCGCCGAGGCGAGCGAGATCGCGGAGGAGTACTACATCTCCTTCCTGCTCGACCGCACCAACCGCACCTACCTGGCGATGTGCTCGGTCGAGGGTGGCGTCGAGATCGAGGTCACCGCCGAGGAGAACCCCGACGCCCTCGCGAAGATCCCCGTGGACGCCGTCAAGGGTGTCGACCTCGCGTTCGCGCGTGAGATCGCCGTGGCCGGCAAGCTGCCCGCCGAGGTGCTCGACGCCGCGGCCAACACGATCCAGAAGCTGTGGGAGGTCTTCATCAAGGAAGACGCTCTCCTGGTCGAGGTCAACCCGCTCGTCCGTACGCCCGACGACCAGATCCTGGCCCTCGACGGCAAGGTCACGCTGGACGAGAACGCCGGCTTCCGTCAGCCCGGCCACGAGGCCTTCGAGGATCGTGACGCCACCGATCCCCTCGAGCTCAAGGCCAAGGAGAACGACCTCAACTACGTCAAGCTCGACGGCGAGGTCGGTGTCATCGGTAACGGTGCCGGTCTGGTCATGTCGACCCTGGACGTCGTCGCCTACGCAGGCGAGAAGCACGGCAACGTCAAGCCCGCCAACTTCCTCGACATCGGTGGCGGCGCCTCGGCTGCCGTCATGGCCGCCGGCCTGGACGTCATCCTGAACGACGCGCAGGTCAAGAGCGTCTTCGTCAACGTCTTCGGTGGCATCACCGCGTGTGACGCCGTCGCCAACGGCATCGTCGGTGCGCTGGAGACCCTGGGCGACGAGGCCAACAAGCCGCTCGTCGTGCGCCTGGACGGCAACAACGTCGAAGAGGGTCGCCGCATCCTCGCCGAGGCCAACCACCCGCTGGTCACGGTCGTCGCAACCATGGACGAGGCTGCCGACAAGGCTGCCGAGCTCGCCTTCGCAGCGAAGTAA
- the sucD gene encoding succinate--CoA ligase subunit alpha, which produces MAIFLTKDSKVIVQGITGGEGTKHTALMLKAGTQVVGGVNARKAGTTVSHTDKDGNAVELPVFATVAEAMKETGADVSIAFVPPAFSKDAIVEAIDAEIPLLVVITEGIPVQDSAYAWAYNVEKGNKTRIIGPNCPGIITPGEALVGITPANIAGKGPVGLVSKSGTLTYQMMFELREYGFSTAIGIGGDPVIGTTHIDAIEAFEKDPETKLIVMIGEIGGDAEERAADYIKANVTKPVVGYVAGFTAPEGKTMGHAGAIVSGSSGTAQAKKDALEAAGVKVGKTPSETAALAREILKNL; this is translated from the coding sequence ATGGCAATCTTCCTGACCAAGGACTCCAAGGTCATCGTCCAGGGCATCACCGGTGGCGAGGGCACCAAGCACACCGCGCTGATGCTCAAGGCCGGCACCCAGGTCGTCGGTGGCGTCAACGCCCGCAAGGCCGGCACCACGGTCTCGCACACCGACAAGGACGGCAACGCCGTCGAGCTGCCGGTCTTCGCGACCGTCGCCGAGGCCATGAAGGAGACCGGCGCGGACGTCTCGATCGCGTTCGTTCCCCCGGCCTTCTCGAAGGACGCCATCGTCGAGGCCATCGACGCGGAGATCCCGCTGCTCGTGGTCATCACCGAGGGCATCCCGGTGCAGGACTCCGCGTACGCGTGGGCCTACAACGTGGAGAAGGGCAACAAGACCCGCATCATCGGCCCCAACTGCCCCGGCATCATCACCCCGGGTGAGGCGCTCGTCGGCATCACCCCGGCGAACATCGCGGGCAAGGGCCCGGTCGGCCTGGTCTCCAAGTCCGGCACCCTGACCTACCAGATGATGTTCGAGCTGCGCGAGTACGGCTTCTCGACCGCCATCGGCATCGGCGGCGACCCGGTCATCGGCACCACCCACATCGACGCCATCGAGGCGTTCGAGAAGGACCCCGAGACCAAGCTGATCGTCATGATCGGTGAGATCGGTGGCGACGCCGAGGAGCGTGCCGCCGACTACATCAAGGCCAACGTCACCAAGCCGGTCGTCGGCTACGTCGCGGGCTTCACCGCCCCCGAGGGCAAGACCATGGGCCACGCCGGCGCCATCGTCTCCGGTTCCTCGGGCACCGCCCAGGCCAAGAAGGACGCCCTCGAGGCGGCCGGCGTCAAGGTCGGCAAGACGCCGTCCGAGACCGCGGCCCTCGCCCGGG